A single window of Cydia fagiglandana chromosome 25, ilCydFagi1.1, whole genome shotgun sequence DNA harbors:
- the LOC134676841 gene encoding uncharacterized protein LOC134676841: MTYCCSQCEFTTNFESALIMHRQLHHDDPTREVFNPCEVKTSHTLPGTSTTTFIHAKPSKEIKLPGRTSSATRLFEKLRARIGRGRTLFSHPEEPAEDNTDMCMLSECTSKGFKEDLPLMATRSDFTGHERLQRETFRCHLCNFEADRITVLDRHLLNDHKIGIDNLLKLVMAKTRDALSEDSNTDPFRRQPYYKPQEMEYQLQEGEFMETVAPRVRVMKHAGTNTEDTALTDNFKRITSELEKIVNCPPEAHDRSDLFQKMQTLNEYMCKFVDSSNMLKKVLTKELDTKSRGDRNEHRAEPVFDLRLGDTPRDW; this comes from the exons ATGACTTATTG CTGCTCACAATGCGAGTTCACCACCAACTTCGAGAGTGCTCTCATTATGCACCGGCAGCTTCACCACGACGATCCCACCCGAGAAGTATTCAATCCCTGCGAAGTGAAG ACAAGTCACACCCTCCCTGGCACTTCCACCACCACCTTCATCCACGCAAAGCCCAGTAAAGAAATTAAAC tgCCTGGTCGGACGTCGTCAGCGACGCGTCTGTTCGAGAAGCTGCGCGCACGCATCGGGCGCGGGCGCACGCTGTTCTCGCATCCGGAAGAACCGGCCGAGGACAATAcg GACATGTGCATGCTGAGCGAGTGCACATCCAAGGGGTTCAAAGAAGATCTGCCACTGATGGCCACTCGGAGCGACTTCACAGGCCACGAGCGACTGCAACGGGAGACCTTCAGATGTCACCTCTGCAACTTCGAGGCTGACAG GATAACAGTCCTGGACCGGCACCTTCTGAACGACCACAAGATCGGTATCGACAACCTGCTCAAGCTGGTCATGGCGAAGACGAGAGACGCTCTCTCTGAGGATAGTAACACAGACCCGTTTAG GAGGCAACCATACTACAAACCTCAGGAGATGGAATATCAGCTGCAAGAAGGCGAATTCATGGAGACGGTAGCGCCGAGGGTCAGGGTAATGAAGCATGCGGGGACTAATACTGAGGATACAG CGTTAACCGACAACTTCAAACGGATCACCAGCGAACTGGAGAAGATAGTGAACTGCCCCCCAGAGGCCCACGACCGGAGCGACCTGTTCCAGAAGATGCAGACCCTGAACGAGTACATGTGCAAGTTCGTGGACTCCTCCAACATGCTGAAGAAAGTGCTGACGAAGGAGCTGGATACGAAGAGTCGGGGGGATAGGAATGAGCATCGAGCTGAGCCGGTCTTTGATTTGAGGTTGGGAGA TACTCCCAGGGATTGGTAG